A window of the Tessaracoccus sp. MC1865 genome harbors these coding sequences:
- a CDS encoding biotin carboxylase N-terminal domain-containing protein, giving the protein MGNDAVSKVLIANRGEIAVRVIRAARDAGIDSVAVYADSDAESLFVKLADEAYALNGATPADTYLNIPKLLGIAERAGANAIHPGYGFLAENAQFAQAVIDAGLIWIGPPPAAIESLGDKVRARHIAQKVGAPQVPGTADPVADAGEVVAFAEEFGLPVAIKAAFGGGGRGLKVARTLEEIPDLFESATREAVTAFGRGECFVERYLDKPRHVETQCLADTHGNVVVVSTRDCSLQRRHQKLVEEAPAPFLTEEQVTLLYESSKAILKEAGYVGAGTCEFLVGTDGTISFLEVNTRLQVEHPVSEEVTGIDLVREMFRIAAGEELGYGDPEVRGHSIEFRINAEDAGRNFMPAPGTLVKWHAPSGPGVRVDEGYHVGMTVPGAFDSLVAKLIVTGADRKQAIARSRRALAELQIEGMPTVVPFHQVVLADPAYTAADGHFTVHTRWIETDFATEIPPYTGLLGEEDDHEEPEVITVEVNGKRVEVKLPGGFGGGRPASGKTMKKPTKRDRGGSKVAAASGNAMTSPMQGTIVKVAVEEGQQVAEGDTVAVIEAMKMEQPLKAHRDGVVVDLKVEAGQAVTAGQVLCEIVEPE; this is encoded by the coding sequence GTGGGCAACGACGCCGTCTCAAAGGTTCTGATCGCAAACCGCGGAGAAATCGCTGTACGAGTCATTCGTGCCGCGCGGGATGCTGGAATCGATTCCGTAGCCGTCTACGCAGATTCCGACGCAGAATCACTGTTCGTCAAGCTGGCCGACGAGGCGTACGCCCTCAACGGCGCGACCCCTGCGGACACCTACCTCAACATCCCCAAGCTGCTCGGGATCGCCGAGCGCGCGGGCGCCAACGCCATCCACCCCGGATACGGCTTCCTCGCCGAGAACGCCCAGTTCGCCCAGGCCGTCATCGACGCCGGCCTGATCTGGATCGGGCCCCCGCCGGCCGCCATCGAGTCGCTCGGCGACAAGGTCAGGGCACGGCACATCGCCCAGAAGGTGGGCGCTCCCCAGGTCCCGGGCACGGCGGATCCCGTCGCCGACGCAGGCGAAGTGGTCGCGTTCGCCGAGGAGTTCGGCCTCCCGGTGGCCATCAAGGCGGCCTTCGGCGGCGGCGGACGCGGCCTGAAGGTGGCGCGCACCCTCGAGGAGATCCCGGACCTGTTCGAGTCCGCCACCCGCGAAGCCGTCACCGCCTTCGGGCGCGGCGAGTGCTTCGTCGAGCGGTACCTCGACAAGCCGCGGCACGTGGAGACCCAGTGCCTGGCGGACACCCACGGCAACGTCGTGGTGGTCTCCACCCGAGACTGCTCGCTGCAGCGCCGCCACCAGAAGCTCGTCGAGGAGGCCCCCGCACCGTTCCTCACCGAGGAACAGGTCACGCTGCTCTACGAATCCTCCAAGGCCATCCTCAAGGAGGCCGGCTACGTCGGCGCCGGCACCTGCGAATTCCTCGTGGGCACCGACGGCACCATCTCGTTCCTCGAGGTCAATACCCGCCTCCAGGTGGAGCACCCCGTCTCCGAGGAGGTCACCGGCATCGACCTGGTGCGCGAGATGTTCCGCATCGCCGCCGGCGAGGAACTGGGCTACGGCGACCCCGAGGTGCGCGGCCACTCCATCGAGTTCCGCATCAACGCTGAAGACGCCGGCCGCAACTTCATGCCCGCCCCCGGCACGCTGGTGAAGTGGCATGCGCCGTCGGGCCCGGGCGTCCGCGTCGACGAGGGGTACCACGTCGGCATGACCGTCCCGGGTGCATTCGACTCCCTCGTGGCCAAGCTCATCGTCACCGGCGCGGACCGGAAGCAGGCCATCGCGCGCTCCCGCCGCGCCCTGGCCGAACTGCAGATCGAGGGCATGCCCACCGTCGTGCCGTTCCACCAGGTGGTGCTGGCAGATCCCGCCTACACCGCGGCGGACGGGCACTTCACAGTGCACACCCGCTGGATCGAGACGGATTTCGCCACCGAGATCCCGCCCTACACCGGCCTCCTCGGCGAAGAGGATGACCACGAAGAGCCGGAGGTCATCACGGTCGAGGTCAACGGCAAGCGCGTCGAGGTCAAGCTGCCCGGCGGCTTCGGCGGCGGCAGGCCCGCGTCCGGCAAGACCATGAAGAAGCCCACGAAGCGCGACCGGGGTGGCTCGAAGGTCGCGGCAGCCAGCGGCAACGCCATGACGTCGCCCATGCAGGGCACCATCGTCAAGGTGGCCGTCGAGGAGGGCCAGCAGGTGGCCGAGGGCGACACCGTCGCCGTGATCGAGGCCATGAAGATGGAACAGCCGCTCAAGGCCCACCGCGACGGCGTGGTGGTGGACCTGAAGGTCGAGGCCGGTCAGGCGGTGACGGCCGGCCAGGTCCTCTGCGAGATCGTCGAGCCCGAGTGA
- a CDS encoding mechanosensitive ion channel family protein, which translates to MTPDTLDLLTVLLWAGLGLLAGFIVSLILTALLRLIVKRRTRKFVIRRMRLPQRIFFILLGAGLAVAFVTRPRVLKAAPEWRPIFLQVFLILMIFAAAFLLTGVIRAIGETLLSREDDAEETPHFRRIRTQLQIVMRVGLAVIWICALAGALLTFPQFRAIGASLMASAGVLSIVAGLAAQSSLANIFAGMQIAFSDALRVGDLVVFDEQMGSVEEITLTYVVVRAWDDRRWIVPSTYFTSKPFENWTRREPKLLGTVEFDLDWLAPVEAMRVELTRIVRSSELWDGRTASMQVTDATGGHVRIRAVVSAATSGQLWDLRCLVREDLIAWVQHEAVYALPRTRLEPDTTTAPPVEEREDFVDRVVTEWEAEQALEETSVMPAATGSLEDTEEDPALPKWLHSWLSHRRKPADVRSKEESPLETTLSSRSPEARLYSGSPDAEERDRKMSGPSAADMAEREQTAERRDTPS; encoded by the coding sequence ATGACTCCCGACACGCTCGACCTGCTGACGGTGCTGCTCTGGGCAGGGCTCGGGCTCCTCGCAGGTTTCATCGTGTCGCTCATCCTGACGGCCCTGCTGAGGCTCATCGTCAAACGCCGCACCCGCAAGTTCGTCATCCGGCGCATGAGGCTGCCGCAACGGATCTTCTTCATCCTGCTCGGCGCTGGGCTCGCTGTGGCGTTCGTCACCCGCCCGCGCGTGCTGAAGGCCGCGCCCGAGTGGCGGCCGATCTTCCTCCAGGTGTTCCTCATCCTGATGATCTTCGCCGCCGCCTTCCTGCTCACCGGAGTGATCAGGGCCATCGGCGAGACACTCCTCAGCCGCGAGGACGACGCCGAGGAGACGCCCCACTTCCGCAGGATCCGCACCCAGTTGCAGATCGTCATGCGCGTGGGCCTGGCCGTGATCTGGATCTGTGCCCTGGCCGGGGCGCTCCTGACGTTCCCCCAGTTCCGGGCGATCGGCGCGTCATTGATGGCTTCGGCGGGCGTGCTGTCGATCGTCGCCGGCCTCGCCGCGCAGTCGTCGCTGGCCAACATCTTCGCGGGCATGCAGATCGCGTTCTCCGACGCGCTGCGCGTCGGCGACCTCGTGGTCTTCGACGAGCAGATGGGCTCCGTCGAGGAGATCACGCTGACCTACGTCGTCGTCCGGGCGTGGGACGACCGCCGCTGGATCGTGCCCAGCACCTACTTCACCAGCAAGCCCTTCGAGAACTGGACGCGACGCGAGCCCAAGCTGCTCGGCACCGTCGAGTTCGACCTGGACTGGTTGGCGCCGGTGGAGGCCATGCGGGTGGAGCTGACCCGCATCGTGCGCTCCAGCGAACTGTGGGACGGCCGCACGGCCTCCATGCAGGTGACCGACGCCACGGGCGGCCATGTCAGGATCCGCGCGGTCGTCTCCGCCGCGACGTCGGGCCAGCTGTGGGATCTGCGCTGCCTGGTGCGCGAGGACCTCATCGCCTGGGTGCAGCACGAGGCCGTCTACGCCCTGCCCCGCACCCGCCTCGAGCCCGACACGACGACGGCCCCGCCGGTTGAGGAACGCGAGGACTTCGTCGACAGGGTCGTCACCGAATGGGAGGCGGAGCAGGCCCTGGAGGAGACCAGCGTGATGCCGGCGGCCACCGGCAGCCTCGAGGACACGGAGGAGGACCCGGCCCTGCCGAAGTGGCTCCATTCGTGGCTGTCGCACCGCCGCAAGCCTGCCGATGTCCGGAGCAAGGAGGAGTCCCCTCTGGAGACCACGCTGTCGTCGCGCAGCCCGGAGGCCCGCCTCTACTCCGGCTCCCCCGACGCGGAGGAACGCGACCGCAAGATGTCGGGCCCCAGCGCCGCCGACATGGCCGAACGGGAGCAGACGGCGGAGCGCCGCGACACCCCCTCGTGA
- a CDS encoding nucleoside triphosphate pyrophosphatase, producing the protein MRVILASKSPARLQVLRNAGLDPEVVVSGFDESQIVDPVPTRLAARLAEAKGSTVVPHLVGDFVLFACDTVLEFEGRAHGKPGTEEAAIARWQRMRGHEGLLHTGHHIVVHQGERYSEQTRVGSTMVRFADLSDEEIRAYAATGEPQRVAGAFTIDGLGGAFVTSIEGDPFNVVGISMPLVRQMVIDSGVPWHSLWVDQRS; encoded by the coding sequence ATGCGGGTGATTCTGGCTTCGAAGTCGCCGGCGCGACTGCAGGTCCTGCGCAACGCGGGCCTGGATCCCGAGGTGGTGGTGTCCGGTTTCGACGAGAGTCAGATCGTCGATCCGGTGCCCACCCGCCTGGCGGCCAGGCTCGCGGAGGCCAAGGGCAGCACCGTCGTGCCCCACCTCGTGGGCGACTTCGTGCTCTTCGCGTGTGACACGGTCCTGGAGTTCGAGGGCCGGGCGCACGGCAAGCCCGGTACGGAGGAAGCGGCCATCGCCCGCTGGCAGCGGATGCGCGGGCATGAGGGCCTGTTGCACACCGGCCACCACATCGTCGTGCATCAGGGTGAGCGGTATTCGGAGCAGACGCGGGTCGGCTCCACCATGGTGCGCTTCGCGGACCTGTCCGATGAGGAGATCCGGGCCTACGCGGCCACCGGAGAGCCCCAGCGGGTGGCCGGTGCGTTCACGATCGACGGCTTGGGCGGCGCGTTCGTGACGTCCATCGAGGGCGACCCCTTCAACGTCGTCGGGATCTCGATGCCGCTGGTTCGGCAGATGGTGATCGACTCCGGCGTGCCCTGGCACTCGCTGTGGGTGGACCAGCGTTCCTAG
- a CDS encoding acyl-CoA carboxylase subunit epsilon — MTGSLEFGKATLTEEEMAAVTAVLVASARRETLRSAADRPLAGGWKSYYRTVRGPLITGREAWRTFNRM, encoded by the coding sequence GTGACCGGCTCGCTCGAATTCGGCAAGGCCACTCTCACCGAGGAGGAGATGGCCGCGGTCACCGCCGTGCTCGTGGCCTCCGCCCGGCGTGAGACGTTGCGCTCGGCGGCCGACCGCCCGCTGGCCGGCGGCTGGAAGTCCTACTACCGCACCGTCCGCGGCCCGTTGATCACGGGCCGCGAGGCGTGGCGTACGTTCAACCGCATGTGA
- a CDS encoding acyl-CoA carboxylase subunit beta: protein MEIDIHTTAGRIANLGVRIDEAVHAGSAAAVEKQHAKGKMTARERVMALLDEGSFAEFDQFSRHRTSAFGMDARRPFGDGVITGTGSIHGRPVCIFSQDVTIFGGALGQVYGEKIVKIQDFAMKTGVPLIGINEGGGARIQEGVVSLALYGEIFKRNTVASGVIPQISLIMGAAAGGHVYGPALTDFVVMVDQTSQMFITGPEVIKTVTGEDVSMEELGGGRTHNTKSGNAHYLAADENDAIEYVRDLISYLPQNNLEDPPVWDDDEVDLTITDHDRELDLLIPDAANQPYDMREVIRNVLDDDEFLEVMPLFAGSIIVGFGRIEGRSIGIVANQPTVFAGCLDIDSAEKAARFVRTCDAFNIPVLTFVDVPGFLPGVGQEHNGIIRRGAKLIYAYAEATVPLLTVITRKAYGGAYVVMGSKHLGADINLAWPTAQIAVMGAQGAVNVLYRKQLSNAENPEEERARLIQEYDDELTNPYVAADRGYVDQVIYPHETRAQVIRALRLLRSKREVLPPKKHGNIPL, encoded by the coding sequence ATGGAGATCGACATCCACACCACCGCCGGTAGGATTGCCAATCTCGGAGTGCGCATCGATGAAGCCGTGCACGCCGGGTCCGCCGCAGCCGTGGAGAAGCAGCATGCCAAGGGCAAGATGACTGCCCGCGAACGGGTCATGGCCCTCCTCGATGAGGGTTCTTTCGCGGAATTCGACCAGTTCTCTCGCCACCGTACTAGCGCATTCGGTATGGATGCCCGCCGCCCCTTCGGCGACGGCGTCATCACCGGAACCGGGTCCATCCATGGCCGCCCGGTGTGCATCTTCAGCCAGGACGTCACCATCTTCGGTGGCGCGCTCGGCCAGGTGTACGGCGAAAAGATCGTCAAGATCCAGGACTTCGCCATGAAGACCGGGGTGCCACTCATCGGGATCAACGAGGGCGGTGGCGCACGCATCCAGGAGGGTGTCGTCTCGCTGGCGCTCTACGGGGAGATCTTCAAGCGCAACACCGTCGCCTCCGGGGTGATCCCCCAGATCTCGTTGATCATGGGTGCCGCCGCCGGTGGTCACGTCTACGGCCCGGCGCTGACGGATTTCGTCGTGATGGTGGACCAAACCTCGCAGATGTTCATCACCGGGCCGGAGGTCATCAAGACCGTCACCGGCGAGGACGTCTCGATGGAGGAGTTGGGCGGCGGACGCACGCACAACACGAAGTCGGGCAACGCCCATTACCTGGCCGCCGACGAGAACGACGCCATCGAGTACGTGCGCGACCTCATCAGCTACCTCCCCCAGAACAACCTGGAGGATCCGCCGGTCTGGGACGACGACGAGGTCGACCTGACCATCACGGACCACGACCGCGAGCTCGACCTGCTCATCCCCGACGCCGCTAACCAGCCCTACGACATGCGCGAGGTGATCCGCAACGTCCTCGACGACGACGAGTTCCTCGAGGTCATGCCGTTGTTCGCGGGCTCGATCATCGTCGGCTTCGGCCGCATCGAGGGCCGCTCGATCGGCATCGTCGCGAACCAGCCGACGGTGTTCGCCGGCTGCCTCGACATCGACTCCGCCGAGAAGGCCGCCCGGTTCGTGCGCACCTGTGACGCGTTCAACATCCCGGTGCTGACCTTCGTCGACGTGCCCGGCTTCCTCCCCGGCGTCGGCCAGGAGCACAACGGCATCATCCGCCGCGGCGCGAAGCTCATCTACGCCTACGCCGAGGCCACCGTCCCGCTGCTGACCGTCATCACCCGCAAGGCCTACGGCGGCGCGTACGTGGTCATGGGTTCCAAGCACCTGGGTGCCGACATCAACCTGGCGTGGCCGACGGCGCAGATCGCGGTGATGGGTGCCCAGGGTGCCGTCAACGTCCTCTACCGCAAGCAACTCAGCAACGCGGAGAACCCCGAGGAGGAGCGCGCGCGCCTGATCCAGGAGTACGACGACGAGCTGACCAACCCGTATGTCGCGGCGGACCGCGGCTACGTCGATCAGGTGATCTACCCGCACGAGACCAGGGCCCAGGTCATCCGGGCGCTGCGCCTGCTGCGTTCGAAGCGCGAGGTGCTGCCGCCGAAGAAGCACGGGAACATCCCGCTGTGA
- a CDS encoding biotin--[acetyl-CoA-carboxylase] ligase yields the protein MTAELPDAESIRSLLEPGTPFTRVEVVDSTGSTNADLSKRAHNGEAEGAALISMEQTAGRGRLDRQWVSPHGSSISLSVLLKPRPEFQHWGWLSLLAGMAVSSALAELAPDPLRVTLKWPNDVLIGGKKVCGILSERVEQPDGARAVVGLGINVTLTEEQLPVPNATSLSLEGIPTDQSRIVAGVLNHFARFYAAWQLRGTLREEYESRCSSIGAQLKVVVDGRRTVEGTGRGVDVFGRLQVATASGLQTFAVGDVIHARLG from the coding sequence GTGACCGCCGAACTGCCCGACGCCGAATCCATCCGCAGCCTCCTCGAACCGGGTACCCCGTTCACCCGCGTCGAGGTGGTCGACAGCACCGGCTCCACGAACGCAGACCTCTCGAAGCGCGCGCACAACGGCGAGGCTGAAGGCGCCGCGCTCATCTCCATGGAGCAGACGGCGGGGAGGGGGCGGCTCGACAGGCAGTGGGTCTCACCGCACGGCTCGTCCATCTCGCTCTCCGTGCTCCTCAAGCCCAGGCCGGAGTTCCAGCACTGGGGCTGGCTCTCGCTGCTGGCGGGCATGGCGGTGTCGTCGGCGCTGGCCGAACTCGCGCCGGACCCCCTCCGCGTCACACTCAAGTGGCCCAACGACGTACTCATCGGGGGCAAGAAGGTCTGCGGCATCCTGTCGGAGCGCGTCGAGCAGCCCGACGGGGCACGCGCCGTCGTCGGCCTCGGCATCAACGTGACGCTCACCGAGGAGCAACTGCCGGTGCCCAACGCAACGTCGCTGAGCCTAGAGGGCATCCCCACGGACCAGAGCCGCATCGTGGCGGGGGTCCTGAACCACTTCGCCCGCTTCTACGCCGCCTGGCAGCTGCGCGGCACGCTGCGGGAGGAGTACGAGTCGCGCTGCTCGTCCATCGGCGCGCAGTTGAAGGTGGTGGTCGACGGCCGGCGCACCGTGGAGGGGACCGGAAGGGGGGTCGACGTCTTCGGCAGGCTCCAGGTGGCCACCGCGTCGGGCCTCCAGACGTTCGCGGTGGGCGACGTCATCCACGCCCGCCTCGGATAG